A section of the Lampris incognitus isolate fLamInc1 chromosome 8, fLamInc1.hap2, whole genome shotgun sequence genome encodes:
- the LOC130116451 gene encoding LOW QUALITY PROTEIN: uncharacterized protein LOC130116451 (The sequence of the model RefSeq protein was modified relative to this genomic sequence to represent the inferred CDS: substituted 1 base at 1 genomic stop codon): MPPKDKLSDAMVSVVGFSGETQKLPVTKPLVTAVGGQTFAHPFVCSPCVHISLLGRDLLMKLHASILCSTDGLTVTLPNGRTQPCLSHTAGQGQWLLKSTEPEYADIYWGLLPDDPPGDSSLLDTYNAWKPWITHLAPYAPPPDPPHLTLFYDRDGDDCYQQEFDDIQGNQWEAWLTDLYVAPEGVAAAASLMESQLVWYRMGDEAVPHVSLALHPDHQAKDLGPMAKTATSASDWQRSQLPGVFFSPTTNIWKISHSSLETVTLCHEQIGRSHSREKTNHPIAQALIDNLPDSLWSSGPTDVALVDCTPISFTLNTDCPIWIPQYPRKAEAEEGIAETIQGLLASGVLEPSTSAWNTPILPVEKPGIGKYRMAHDLRSINNVLLTPTIPVPNPYTALNALDPQQKWFTCIDLANAFFCLPLADHLRDVFSFTFRGRQFRYTHVPQGFANSPGLFNQVLKDILSDCPFPPDCTLVQYVDDLLLAAPSPSSCALATDQVLRHLSTAGFKVSKTKLQAIRTQVSFLGRVISQKGAAISAAHRTNILRHPKLLKVKDMLSFLGLTGYSRHYIPNYVGLTTPLHHMVRTCGMRNLNAHLPWSMEAEHCFTELKQLLAQSAELAIPDHTLPFFLDVSETEGVVNGILFQKKGGERKVLTYASIMLDAMEKRHPPYTQHAAGIAKILLKTAHIVMGHPLTVLTTHSVVAYVNSQRFTMTPLRQQRITKVLEAPNVTFIHEGINMADRMGRGEPHECVRRIEQEEKVRPDLEAQAIPGTETLYTDGCCYRNEETGLQAGYAVVRQTEEGFETVIAKRMEAQLSAQRAEIKALIAALEWSRGKEVTIYSDSAYAVGAVHIXIPQWKRVGFLMAGGKPIRHEQEMKELLEAIQLPQKVAIVKCKGHDPTNTPVVKGNQEADRVAKQVTGYRVSYQLIVYEDEVLRAKWDHETIKYFQGEAGIHEKAVWVQRGATEVEGLWRSPDRRVVLPPGIRKRALQEAHRVGHVGTAQMNRNLCHWWHPFLSDMTKYHVKSCPICTHYNPKNTIKPEMGSFPLVLCPGQEIVLDYTDMGESGKVKGYQYLLVCVDQLTGWPEARPAKKEDSATVIKCLINYYIPRHGFPAKIRTDNGTHFKNSDLQKVEAMLGLKHSFGTVYHPQSQGKVERMNQNLKQKLAKICAQTKMNWVDALPLALMTIRSSVNQGTGFTLYELMTGRQFPGPGAAPQDEMGNRGMNAGKCFKELQALVSEFSQQVGEKQTLPTGTTLPTAKWVLLRVIKRKWSEPRWTGPYEVTERTSHVVRLKGKGTTWYHWSQCAAAEEPGRTLQDIQDDLQEASTSSGGLESSPTLPEADTVSRSQGESAGNLSPRS; encoded by the coding sequence ATGCCTCCAAAGGATAAGCTGTCCGACGCCATGGTGAGCGTGGTTGGGTTTTCCGGGGAAACACAAAAACTGCCAGTTACAAAGCCCCTGGTCACAGCCGTGGGGGGACAGACTTTCGCACATCCGTTTGTATGTTCCCCCTGTGTACATATCAGCCTATTAGGACGAGATCTGCTTATGAAACTACATGCCTCCATCCTGTGTAGCACCGACGGCCTCACTGTGACTTTGCCCAATGGACGTACCCAGCCCTGCCTGTCACATACGGCTGGACAGGGTCAATGGCTTTTGAAATCAACTGAACCAGAGTATGCTGACATTTACTGGGGACTGTTGCCCGACGACCCTCCAGGTGACAGCAGTCTTCTGGACACCTATAACGCCTGGAAACCTTGGATCACCCACCTTGCGCCCTATGCTCCTCCCCCCGACCCGCCACATCTCACTCTGTTTTACGATAGGGATGGTGACGATTGCTACCAACAAGAATTTGACGACATACAGGGCAATCAATGGGAGGCCTGGTTGACTGACCTTTATGTGGCTCCGGAGGGGGTGGCGGCTGCTGCATCCCTTATGGAGTCACAATTGGTGTGGTATAGGATGGGGGACGAGGCGGTACCACACGTGTCGCTGGCCCTCCATCCTGACCATCAGGCCAAAGACTTGGGTCCCATGGCTAAAACAGCCACGTCAGCGAGTGACTGGCAACGCTCTCAACTTCCGGGCGTCTTCTTCTCCCCCACTACTAACATATGGAAGATTTCCCATTCTTCCCTAGAAACAGTGACGCTGTGTCATGAACAAATTGGTAGGAGCCATAGCAGGGAGAAAACGAATCACCCCATAGCACAAGCCCTTATCGACAACCTACCAGACTCGTTATGGTCATCTGGACCAACGGATGTGGCGTTGGTCGATTGTACCCCTATCTCCTTCACTCTGAACACTGACTGTCCCATTTGGATACCTCAGTACCCACGGAAGGCTGAAGCGGAGGAAGGCATTGCTGAGACCATTCAGGGCCTATTGGCATCTGGGGTTCTCGAGCCCTCCACTTCAGCCTGGAATACGCCCATCCTGCCGGTAGAAAAACCCGGTATAGGTAAATACCGCATGGCTCATGATTTACGATCCATAAACAATGTCCTGCTGACCCCTACCATTCCTGTCCCCAATCCATATACGGCTCTGAACGCCCTGGACCCCCAACAGAAGTGGTTCACCTGTATAGATTTAGCTAATGCTTTTTTCTGCCTTCCCTTGGCCGACCACCTACGTGATGTTTTCTCTTTTACATTTCGTGGCCGTCAGTTCCGGTACACACATGTGCCGCAAGGGTTTGCTAACTCGCCCGGCCTTTTCAATCAGGTTCTCAAAGACATCCTGTCTGACTGCCCCTTTCCCCCGGATTGCACTTTGGTACAGTACGTTGACGACCTGTTGCTTGCAGCGCCTAGCCCCAGCTCTTGCGCATTGGCCACCGACCAGGTTCTCCGCCATTTGTCTACCGCTGGGTTTAAAGTCAGCAAAACCAAACTTCAGGCTATTAGGACGCAAGTCTCTTTTCTTGGCAGGGTCATTTCTCAAAAAGGGGCGGCGATATCGGCGGCCCACAGAACTAACATCCTCCGCCACCCCAAACTGTTGAAAGTCAAGGACATGCTATCTTTCTTGGGTTTAACTGGGTACAGCAGACATTACATCCCCAATTATGTTGGGCTAACGACACCTCTCCACCACATGGTCAGAACATGTGGCATGCGCAATCTCAATGCGCACCTCCCTTGGTCCATGGAAGCCGAGCACTGCTTCACTGAGTTGAAGCAATTGCTCGCCCAAAGTGCCGAACTAGCTATTCCAGATCATACCCTGCCATTCTTTTTAGATGTTTCTGAAACAGAAGGTGTGGTAAATGGCATTCTGTTCCAGAAAAAAGGGGGTGAACGAAAGGTGTTGACATACGCTAGCATTATGCTAGACGCAATGGAAAAACGACACCCCCCATATACACAACACGCAGCAGGAATAGCAAAAATTTTGCTAAAAACagcacacatagtcatgggacaCCCCCTTACAGTATTAACAACACACAGCGTGGTGGCATATGTGAATTCACAAAGATTTACCATGACTCCACTGCGGCAGCAACGAATAACCAAGGTGCTAGAAGCCCCGAATGTCACGTTTATACATGAAGGGATCAACATGGCAGACAGAATGGGAAGAGGAGAACCACACGAGTGTGTGCGTAGAATAGAGCAGGAAGAGAAGGTTAGGCCTGATCTAGAGGCCCAGGCTATACCAGGGACAGAAACATTGTATACAGACGGGTGCTGCTATAGAAATGAAGAGACAGGCCTCCAGGCAGGATACGCAGTGGTGAGACAAACAGAGGAGGGATTTGAGACAGTAATAGCCAAAAGAATGGAGGCCCAGTTGTCAGCCCAGCGGGCAGAGATCAAGGCACTTATAGCAGCTCTGGAATGGAGCAGGGGAAAGGAGGTAACCATTTATTCAGATTCTGCCTATGCTGTGGGGGCAGTGCATATTTAAATTCCCCAATGGAAAAGAGTAGGGTTCCTTATGGCAGGGGGGAAACCGATCAGACACGAACAAGAGATGAAAGAACTACTGGAGGCAATACAGTTGCCCCAGAAGGTGGCCATAGTAAAATGTAAGGGTCACGATCCCACCAACACCCCGGTGGTGAAGGGAAATCAGGAGGCGGACCGGGTAGCCAAACAAGTGACAGGGTACAGGGTATCCTATCAACTAATAGTGTATGAAGATGAGGTGTTGAGGGCCAAATGGGATCATGAAACGATCAAATACTTTCAGGGGGAAGCAGGCATCCACGAGAAAGCAGTATGGGTTCAACGGGGAGCCACAGAAGTAGAGGGCCTGTGGCGGAGCCCAGACAGGAGAGTGGTCCTACCCCCGGGAATAAGAAAAAGGGCGTTACAAGAGGCCCATAGGGTAGGTCATGTAGGAACCGCTCAGATGAATAGAAACCTCTGCCACTGGTGGCACCCGTTTTTGTCTGACATGACCAAGTATCACGTTAAAAGTTGTCCGATATGCACGCACTATAACCCAAAAAATACGATAAAGCCAGAAATGGGAAGTTTTCCGCTAGTCCTGTGCCCTGGTCAGGAGATTGTCTTAGACTACACCGATATGGGTGAATCCGGAAAAGTGAAGGGATATCAATATCTATTGGTATGTGTAGACCAGTTGACTGGATGGCCCGAGGCACGGCCGGCAAAAAAGGAAGACAGTGCGACGGTCATCAAATGCCTAATTAACTATTACATCCCAAGACATGGGTTTCCAGCTAAAATAAGGACAGATAACGGCACCCACTTTAAAAATTCAGACCTGCAGAAAGTGGAAGCCATGTTAGGATTGAAGCACTCCTTCGGAACCGTGTACCACCCACAGTCACAAGGTAAGGTAGAAAGGATGAACCAAAACCTCAAACAAAAACTAGCTAAGATCTGCGCGCAGACAAAAATGAATTGGGTGGATGCCTTACCTTTGGCACTTATGACAATAAGGTCCTCCGTAAACCAAGGAACGGGATTCACACTGTATGAATTAATGACAGGCAGACAGTTTCCGGGGCCGGGAGCGGCTCCCCAAGATGAGATGGGGAACCGGGGAATGAATGCCGGAAAATGCTTTAAGGAATTACAAGCTCTTGTTTCAGAATTTTCCCAACAAGTGGGCGAGAAGCAGACACTTCCAACAGGGACGACCCTGCCAACGGCCAAGTGGGTCCTCCTGCGAGTCATTAAGAGGAAGTGGTCGGAACCCAGGTGGACAGGACCATACGAGGTAACGGAAAGGACCTCACACGTGGTGAGGCTGAAAGGGAAGGGGACCACCTGGTAtcactggagccagtgtgcggCAGCCGAGGAACCAGGTAGAACCCTGCAAGACATACAGGATGATCTacaagaagcgtccacctcttcggGTGGACTCGAAAGTTCACCGACCCTCCCTGAAGCCGACACTGTTAGCAGaagtcagggtgaaagtgctggtaacctctcccctaggtcatag